A single Sporomusaceae bacterium DNA region contains:
- the nrdG gene encoding anaerobic ribonucleoside-triphosphate reductase activating protein, translating to MKIRLAGYSPESVVDGPGIRFVLFAQGCEHACPGCHNPQTHDREGGDLVDLAEIFERIKKAKLIRGVTFSGGEPYLQAAPLAQLARQVRALGLGLVTYSGYTFEQLYAMAARDKNIRDLLAASDILVDGKYMAGQRDISLAFRGSANQRLIDVPRSLLAGQAVLWEELDTGDKLFA from the coding sequence ATGAAAATCCGTCTCGCAGGCTACAGTCCCGAAAGCGTCGTCGACGGCCCCGGCATCCGCTTCGTCCTCTTCGCCCAGGGCTGCGAACACGCCTGTCCCGGCTGCCACAACCCCCAAACCCACGACCGGGAAGGCGGCGACCTCGTCGACCTCGCCGAAATCTTCGAACGCATCAAAAAAGCCAAACTCATCCGCGGCGTCACCTTCTCCGGCGGCGAGCCCTACCTCCAGGCCGCCCCTTTAGCCCAGCTCGCCCGCCAGGTCAGAGCCCTCGGCCTCGGCCTCGTCACCTACAGCGGCTACACCTTCGAACAGCTCTACGCCATGGCCGCCCGCGACAAAAACATCCGCGACCTCCTCGCCGCCAGCGATATACTGGTCGACGGCAAATACATGGCCGGGCAGAGGGATATAAGTCTTGCGTTTCGAGGGTCAGCCAATCAAAGGCTCATTGACGTGCCTCGCTCACTGCTCGCGGGACAAGCTGTTCTTTGGGAAGAGCTTGATACAGGGGACAAGCTTTTCGCCTGA
- the nrdD gene encoding anaerobic ribonucleoside-triphosphate reductase: protein MFVKILKRDGREVQFDEAKITEAIFKAAKAVGGADKAMAIELTLDVLRYLKQKYNGGLFGVEDVQDAVEKVLIEKGHARTAKAYIIYRNQRTRIRDAKSDLMDAVAEILVETNRENANVSNSPSAKMLQIASAASKAYYLNRLIPENMSVAHKRGDIHIHDLDFYGKTLTCVQIPLGKLLTNGFNNGHGFIRPPKRPASATALAAIILQSSQNDMHGGQSFAFFDRDMAPFMEKADEEEIFQAMEALIYNLNSMHSRAGAQVPFSSLNIGTETSPAGRLVAKNILLAFEKGLGRGENPIFPNIIFRVKEGVNLNPGDPNYDLLKLAIRVAAKRLNPTFSFMDSSFNAPFGDQVAYMGCRTRVMANRHGDAVTDGRGNLSFTSINLPRLAIKAERNLMKFYQSLAEIVELTADQLHHRYRVQAGLKVKDMPFLMGQGLYLDSEKLRACDYIEDVIKHGTLSIGFIGLAETLIALTGSHHGQSDEAQALGEEIVAFLRNQVDKASDRYDLNYTLLATPAEGLSGRFLGIDRKEYGIIPGVTDKDYYTNSFHIPVSFPISAYDKMRLEGVYHKYTNAGHISYVEFDAPPVNNLGAIEDIIRHMKACDLGMAAINFPIDFCDSCGRLGVIDTDACPSCGTTSIRRVRRITGYLSTVDRFNDAKVSELKHRIIHKIQP, encoded by the coding sequence ATGTTCGTAAAAATCCTGAAACGTGACGGCCGTGAAGTCCAATTCGACGAAGCAAAAATCACCGAGGCCATCTTCAAAGCCGCCAAAGCCGTAGGCGGCGCCGACAAAGCAATGGCCATCGAACTCACCCTCGACGTCCTCAGATACCTCAAACAGAAATACAACGGCGGCCTCTTCGGCGTCGAAGACGTCCAGGACGCCGTCGAAAAAGTACTCATCGAAAAAGGCCACGCCCGCACCGCCAAAGCCTACATAATCTACCGCAACCAGCGCACCCGCATCCGCGACGCCAAATCCGACCTCATGGACGCCGTCGCCGAAATCCTCGTCGAAACCAACCGCGAAAACGCCAACGTCTCCAACTCCCCCTCCGCCAAAATGCTCCAGATCGCCAGCGCCGCCAGCAAAGCCTACTACCTCAACCGCCTCATCCCCGAAAACATGTCTGTCGCCCACAAACGCGGCGACATCCACATCCACGACCTCGACTTCTACGGCAAAACCCTCACCTGCGTCCAGATACCCTTAGGCAAGCTCCTCACCAACGGCTTCAACAACGGCCACGGCTTCATCCGCCCGCCGAAAAGGCCGGCGTCGGCCACCGCCCTCGCCGCCATCATCCTCCAGAGCTCCCAGAACGACATGCACGGCGGCCAATCCTTCGCCTTCTTCGACCGCGACATGGCCCCCTTCATGGAAAAAGCCGACGAAGAAGAAATCTTCCAGGCCATGGAAGCCCTCATATACAACCTCAACTCCATGCACAGCCGCGCCGGCGCCCAAGTCCCCTTCTCCAGCCTCAACATCGGCACCGAAACCAGCCCCGCCGGCCGCCTCGTCGCCAAAAACATCCTCCTCGCCTTCGAAAAAGGCCTCGGCCGCGGCGAAAACCCCATCTTCCCCAACATCATCTTCCGCGTCAAAGAAGGCGTCAACCTAAACCCCGGCGACCCCAACTACGACCTCCTCAAACTCGCCATCCGCGTCGCCGCCAAACGCCTCAACCCCACCTTCAGCTTCATGGACTCCTCCTTCAACGCCCCCTTCGGCGACCAAGTCGCCTACATGGGCTGCCGCACCCGCGTCATGGCCAACCGGCACGGCGACGCCGTCACCGACGGCCGCGGCAACCTCAGCTTCACCTCCATCAACCTCCCGCGTCTCGCCATCAAAGCCGAGCGCAACCTCATGAAATTCTACCAAAGCCTCGCCGAAATCGTCGAACTCACCGCCGACCAGCTCCACCACCGCTACCGCGTCCAGGCCGGCCTCAAAGTCAAGGACATGCCCTTCCTCATGGGCCAGGGCCTCTACCTCGACTCCGAAAAACTCCGGGCCTGCGACTACATAGAAGACGTCATCAAACACGGCACCCTCTCCATCGGCTTCATCGGCCTCGCCGAAACCCTCATCGCCCTCACCGGCAGCCACCACGGCCAGAGCGACGAAGCCCAGGCCCTCGGCGAAGAAATCGTCGCCTTCCTCCGCAACCAGGTCGACAAAGCCTCCGACCGCTACGACCTCAACTACACCCTCCTCGCCACCCCCGCCGAAGGCCTCTCCGGCCGCTTCCTCGGCATCGACCGCAAAGAATACGGCATCATCCCCGGCGTCACCGACAAAGACTACTACACCAACTCCTTCCACATCCCCGTCAGCTTCCCCATCAGCGCCTACGACAAAATGCGCCTTGAAGGCGTATACCACAAATACACCAACGCCGGGCACATCAGCTACGTCGAATTCGACGCCCCGCCCGTCAACAACCTCGGCGCCATCGAAGACATTATCCGCCACATGAAAGCCTGCGACCTCGGCATGGCCGCCATCAACTTCCCCATCGACTTCTGCGACTCCTGCGGCCGCCTCGGCGTCATCGACACCGACGCCTGCCCCTCCTGCGGCACCACCTCCATCCGCCGCGTCCGCCGCATCACCGGCTACCTCAGCACCGTCGACCGCTTCAACGACGCCAAAGTCTCCGAGCTCAAACACCGCATCATCCATAAAATCCAACCATAA
- the nrdR gene encoding transcriptional regulator NrdR, whose translation MRCPFCSYGESKVIDSRAAEEGSSIRRRRECLQCMRRFTTYEVVEESPLMVIKKDGRRELFDRTKLLNGILRACEKRPIPLSVVENVVDKVEKELRNLMEREVSSRHIGETVMRHIKDIDQVAYVRFASVYRQFADINNFMQELETLMKTQSVKSHN comes from the coding sequence ATGCGTTGCCCGTTCTGCAGTTATGGTGAAAGCAAAGTGATCGACTCGCGGGCCGCCGAGGAAGGCAGCTCCATCAGGCGGCGGCGCGAATGCCTGCAATGCATGCGTCGCTTTACCACCTACGAGGTCGTCGAAGAATCGCCCCTCATGGTCATCAAAAAAGACGGCCGGCGCGAACTCTTCGACCGCACTAAACTCCTGAACGGCATCCTCCGGGCCTGCGAAAAGCGTCCCATCCCCCTCAGCGTCGTCGAAAACGTCGTCGACAAAGTCGAAAAAGAACTGCGCAACCTTATGGAGCGGGAAGTATCCTCCCGCCACATCGGCGAGACCGTAATGCGGCACATCAAAGACATCGACCAGGTGGCCTATGTAAGATTCGCCTCGGTCTACCGGCAGTTCGCCGACATCAACAACTTCATGCAAGAACTAGAAACGCTAATGAAAACGCAGTCGGTGAAAAGCCACAACTAA
- the gnd gene encoding decarboxylating NADP(+)-dependent phosphogluconate dehydrogenase, whose protein sequence is MKALCDIGLIGLAVMGENLVLNMAGKGFQVAVFNRTTARVDEFVKGAAAGFPVKGTYSLAEFAASLSRPRRVMLMVKAGKPVDDMIEQVLPFLETGDIIIDGGNSFFQDTRRRYNSLKDKGFRFIGMGVSGGEEGALRGPSLMPGGDQAAYDEIAPMFTKVAAQVADGPCCSHVGPDGAGHYVKMVHNGIEYSDMQLIAEAYNILRVAGGLSASELHEVFASWNSGPLDSYLIEITRDIFAVTDPETGRPLVEMILDKAGQKGTGKWTSQNALDLGVPTPAITEAVFARCMSAVKEERVKASAMLAGPQGKWEGDREELIRSVHDALYASKICSYAQGFALLRAAGEEYGWPLRFGEIALLWRGGCIIRARFLDKIRDAFAKEPNLPNLMLDPFFTEVLARAQTPWRSVLKTCRDLGIPTPAFNASLDYYDSYRQAVLPANLIQAQRDYFGAHTYERVDRPGAFHTEWIAK, encoded by the coding sequence TTGAAAGCGCTTTGCGACATCGGATTGATCGGTCTTGCCGTGATGGGCGAAAATCTTGTTCTGAATATGGCTGGCAAGGGTTTTCAGGTTGCTGTCTTTAACAGGACGACAGCGCGGGTGGATGAATTCGTGAAAGGCGCTGCGGCAGGGTTTCCCGTGAAGGGAACATATTCCCTGGCTGAATTCGCCGCGTCACTGTCGAGGCCACGGCGGGTCATGCTGATGGTCAAGGCCGGCAAACCGGTTGATGACATGATCGAGCAAGTGCTCCCGTTCCTGGAAACGGGCGACATCATCATCGATGGCGGGAATTCCTTCTTCCAGGATACGCGGCGGCGCTATAATTCTCTGAAAGACAAGGGGTTCCGGTTTATCGGCATGGGGGTGTCGGGCGGGGAAGAAGGCGCTCTGCGCGGACCTAGTCTGATGCCGGGCGGCGACCAGGCAGCCTATGATGAAATCGCGCCGATGTTCACGAAGGTGGCGGCGCAGGTCGCTGACGGCCCGTGCTGCTCCCATGTGGGACCCGACGGGGCGGGGCATTACGTGAAGATGGTACATAACGGCATCGAATATTCCGATATGCAGCTCATCGCCGAGGCTTATAACATCCTGCGGGTGGCAGGCGGTCTTTCGGCAAGCGAACTACATGAGGTATTCGCCAGTTGGAACTCTGGACCCCTCGATTCCTATCTGATTGAAATCACGCGTGACATCTTCGCAGTCACGGACCCGGAGACCGGACGTCCGCTGGTGGAGATGATTCTGGACAAGGCCGGACAAAAGGGGACAGGCAAGTGGACGTCGCAGAACGCCCTGGACCTTGGAGTTCCGACGCCAGCCATCACGGAAGCCGTCTTTGCCAGATGCATGTCGGCCGTCAAGGAAGAGCGCGTAAAAGCGTCGGCCATGCTGGCCGGACCGCAGGGCAAATGGGAAGGCGACAGGGAAGAGTTGATCCGGTCGGTGCATGATGCCCTGTATGCTTCGAAGATCTGTTCATATGCGCAGGGTTTTGCGCTGCTCAGGGCCGCCGGGGAAGAATACGGATGGCCGCTGCGGTTCGGTGAAATCGCCCTGCTCTGGCGCGGCGGCTGTATCATCCGCGCCCGTTTCCTGGATAAGATCCGCGATGCGTTTGCGAAAGAGCCCAACCTTCCGAACCTCATGCTGGATCCTTTCTTCACGGAAGTCCTTGCCAGGGCGCAGACACCCTGGCGGTCAGTGCTGAAGACCTGCCGCGACCTGGGGATTCCCACGCCGGCCTTCAATGCATCACTCGACTATTATGACTCTTACCGGCAGGCGGTGCTGCCTGCCAACCTCATCCAGGCGCAGCGCGATTATTTCGGGGCGCACACCTATGAACGCGTGGACCGTCCCGGTGCGTTCCACACCGAATGGATAGCCAAATAG